In one window of Dermochelys coriacea isolate rDerCor1 chromosome 3, rDerCor1.pri.v4, whole genome shotgun sequence DNA:
- the RHOU gene encoding rho-related GTP-binding protein RhoU isoform X1, protein MPPQQEGEAGYISKPLAGGCEVPPVPPRRVRSSRAAALGAALGSRCRTGAAAEPRRSIKCVLVGDGAVGKTSLVVSYTTNGYPTEYIPTAFDNFSAVVSVDGRPVRLQLCDTAGQDEFDKLRPLCYTNTDIFLLCFSVVSPSSFQNVSEKWVPEIRCHCPKAPIILVGTQSDLREDVKVLIELDKCKEKPVAEEAAMLCAEEIKAASYIECSALTQKNLKEVFDTAIVAGIQYSDTQHQPKKSKCRTPDKMKNLSKSWWKKYCCFV, encoded by the exons ATGCCGccgcagcaggagggggaggcgGGCTACATCAGCAAGCCGCTGGCTGGCGGCTGCGAGGTGCCCCCGGTGCCCCCGCGCAGGGTCCGCAGCAGCCGGGCGGCGGCGCTGGGAGCGGCCCTAGGCAGCAGATGCCGGACCGGGGCGGCAGCCGAGCCGCGCCGCAGCATCAAGTGTGTCCTGGTGGGGGACGGGGCTGTGGGCAAGACCAGCCTGGTGGTGAGTTACACCACGAACGGGTACCCCACGGAGTACATCCCCACCGCCTTCGACAACTTCTCCG CTGTTGTGTCTGTTGATGGCAGGCCCGTGAGACTTCAGCTGTGTGACACGGCTGGTCAG GATGAATTTGACAAGCTTAGACCGCTGTGCTACACCAACACAGACATCTTTTTGCTGTGCTTCAGTGTTGTGAGCCCTTCCTCCTTCCAGAACGTGAGTGAAAAGTGGGTTCCTGAAATCCGATGCCACTGCCCCAAAGCTCCTATTATTCTGGTTGGGACACAGTCGGACCTCCGAGAGGATGTCAAAGTTCTCATTGAgctggacaaatgcaaagaaaagcCTGTTGCAGAAGAGGCTGCAATGCTCTGTGCTGAGGAAATAAAAGCAGCGTCTTACATTGAGTGCTCAGCTTTGACTCAGAAAAATCTCAAAGAGGTCTTTGACACGGCCATTGTCGCTGGCATTCAGTACTCAGATACCCAGCACCAACCAAAGAAATCCAAGTGCAGGACTCcagacaaaatgaaaaatctctCCAAATCTTGGTGGAAAAAGTACTGTTGTTTTGTATAG
- the RHOU gene encoding rho-related GTP-binding protein RhoU isoform X2 yields the protein MRSGPATAPAPSLRRSSRRRRAASSPVAAARERRSAACRAVPSAGLLPPPPAARASSCPVEAESRGWRLLSVRRGECSAPVVSVDGRPVRLQLCDTAGQDEFDKLRPLCYTNTDIFLLCFSVVSPSSFQNVSEKWVPEIRCHCPKAPIILVGTQSDLREDVKVLIELDKCKEKPVAEEAAMLCAEEIKAASYIECSALTQKNLKEVFDTAIVAGIQYSDTQHQPKKSKCRTPDKMKNLSKSWWKKYCCFV from the exons ATGAGAAGCGGCCCAGCCACGGCCCCGGCCCCAAGTCTCCGCAGAAGCTCTCGCCGCCGCCGGGCTGCTTCTTCTCCCGTGGCCGCCGCCAGGGAGCGCCGCAGCGCCGCCTGCCGGGCAGTCCCCAGCGCCGGACTCCTCCCCCCGCCGCCGGCTGCCCGTGCATCGTCGTGTCCTGTGGAGGCGGAGAGCCGGGGCTGGCGGCTCCTCAGTGTGCGGCGAGGCGAGTGCAGCGCGC CTGTTGTGTCTGTTGATGGCAGGCCCGTGAGACTTCAGCTGTGTGACACGGCTGGTCAG GATGAATTTGACAAGCTTAGACCGCTGTGCTACACCAACACAGACATCTTTTTGCTGTGCTTCAGTGTTGTGAGCCCTTCCTCCTTCCAGAACGTGAGTGAAAAGTGGGTTCCTGAAATCCGATGCCACTGCCCCAAAGCTCCTATTATTCTGGTTGGGACACAGTCGGACCTCCGAGAGGATGTCAAAGTTCTCATTGAgctggacaaatgcaaagaaaagcCTGTTGCAGAAGAGGCTGCAATGCTCTGTGCTGAGGAAATAAAAGCAGCGTCTTACATTGAGTGCTCAGCTTTGACTCAGAAAAATCTCAAAGAGGTCTTTGACACGGCCATTGTCGCTGGCATTCAGTACTCAGATACCCAGCACCAACCAAAGAAATCCAAGTGCAGGACTCcagacaaaatgaaaaatctctCCAAATCTTGGTGGAAAAAGTACTGTTGTTTTGTATAG